The Ptychodera flava strain L36383 chromosome 7, AS_Pfla_20210202, whole genome shotgun sequence DNA window accgctcggctaaatctccactcccaaaaaagagtggttcaatagccggctaagctgttacattttttgactgagaccgctcaacacgttgtagagttcgtgaagcactcacgcacgcatgctcactatcatacatcgcaatatacacactttatcgaagcgaagaagaAACGAATCACAGagtattttgagagtattttaaGAGTCACAGAGTATTTTGAAGGAACAGATAAAAAACCCAGCCTAACCCTGATAGTCTTTTTTGACACACAGAGACATGGATACACTAATTTGTGGTGTCTTCAAGTTAAAACTTAGTTAAATGTGTATTAACCataaaaagctatttttgtatcatttctATAGAATGAAAACAGCTctttatatgtaaatttgaattttggatGTTTCTTTAAATTCTTCAGAAACATTCTTTATATTAACTATTTATAACACTGAAACAAGAGTTGCTTTCATTGTCTTATCATAGTTCTTACCacctatatttttatttatttaaattatatttttatataaagcACATCATATTTATAgtcatttacataaataattCCAGGCTTTTGACAATAAGGTTTTCATTTGATGTGGTTAATGACTGTGCATAACTTTGTTTTCTCTATCTCCATAGTTGGATGACCAGTTTTCCCGAAAGGCGTATTGGAGGCATCAGTAACTGCACAACAGACAACTTCAAACCATTATTATAcactactgccgtaacctatggggaGTTTGacagtccaataactttccgtattttgtatagtacgcggagtcccgaatacgggagacgcgcgacgcgcctgtttgggGTTTGTCACAATTATATTTCAACAATtacgcgcgttccactcatatcgcgcgtgccgcatccctcaaagtttaccatagaattagtttataactgacgattaatggagggaggtgtataataatagggttatttacaaaatacggccctgtatggactcgggctcagtgagtggcGTATTGGACTctccttcggctcgtccaatacgtcactcactgagcccgagtccatacagggccgtattttgtgaataaccctatattacGCTCTGCGAAAATTATAAGAATAATCACACCCGACGATTTccataaatattgatttacggTGAAATTATTGAGATTGCCACTTCTAACGTGCGGGATCTTTGGTAATAAGCGAGTGATAATGTCCAGTAAAACATATTTGTTAAATACCACAAAGTTTAACATTTTAAAGGGCCTTATcaacaaataatatttgttgaTCTGTACGAATTTTCAAACGCGTAACTTTCTGGCATTTCTGGAACACTGCGAAAACAATCTGAATAAAGTCCGTTATGCTTCACAACACGTTATGCCTTCACAATTACAACGGGTCAAAGTTCACCACTCAAAGTCAAGTCCACTGCCTTTCATTCTTTCCTCGTAGATTTTCTCATACTCCTTGTTTTGGGCAACCGTGAAAAAGTTCATCCAATCACCGACCACACCTGAAAGACAGCACGAGAAACAGGTAAAGTCTAATTTCCTGAAATCCATGGAACAATAAGATAAAACATACATGCCATAATACCTCTATGATTATTTTAAGTGCCGTCTAACGACACGAGCCATTTGACTATTCATTCTATACGACAACGGTTCTCTATTATTCCTTGTCATTAAAATGAAGTTTTACTCCCACATATATTCAACATTCAAATCACTCTCTTTGTTTTACCTTAACATAAAAGACCAAAGTCGCCACTAGCGCTTGACTTATTTCTTGATTGCCATTTGATTTCAGTTCTCGGATAGATTACAGGATTACTTTATCTAGCAAAAGAATATCGTTGATAATCATATACTGACTGACATTCACTGCCTCAACAAACCACAGAAACACACTTCAAATTCTATCTCATCGAAAGTGACAGCCTCTATATCGCTGATGTCTCTGATTTTACTGAGCGAAGAAATTACGTCATGTTTACTTCAAGACGTCACAGTAACCTTTGATACAAATACACCAAATAAGACTACATTTCGCTCGAGATAGTATACAACGTGGGCTGATATTGGGTCTTACAATACTATACAACTATTCGCTATTCTGCAGCCTCTGTAGactaaattgaaaatatttgagaaaATTCGATTTTGCCACACAGTCTTTTTGTGATGAACGAAGAATAAACGCTACCGAATAGTTAAAGGGACGGTGTGAATTTTGCTCAAAGGTTGcaagggacccctacgaccgatgtaaccactgtatctagggtacgttggcgattgatgaaagttgaaacatttttgttaacaatgaatatcgtacaatataaatgttgcagctatgttgacgtgatacATCTAGATATCAAGCATTTACATATGTACCGATTTCAAGATGTACATATCCTGGAATTTAATGAGCTATACAACCTAATATACAGGAAAGTATGTTAGATGTGGTGCAGTTATTGCTAGAATTGTCAATATGCTCCTTAATCATCGTAATAGCGAGGCAGAAGTTATCATATTGTAGTGCCTATGCCATGTCTTTTGTATTCACTGATATGTGCTGCCTTTTTTCTTAAAAGCCTTGTGTTCAGCATATATTTGTTATTTGGAGAGAGAGTCCCTGTCACAGTCGCAACCATTTTCAATATCTGTATTTGCAGGCTTCtgtctagacttggttcaagtctgtgatttgtgaatgtttgagtggagtgtaacgcaatgatttgtattctgctttcatgtgaaacgcgcgcgcgcgtgagtggacgcgatgaatGGGgcgaacgcgatgagtggaggtGAACGCTAttcagcggagtttcacccggaatccggcagaaactaactcactactgcgcagactcaaatgtgaggcattcaatcgctgggaaaacctggcgtgagctgccaaattccggataggagagacacaagtgAAACtattagaaattattttatttttttaaattcaccgacttgaaccaagtctagcttCTGTCGTTTATCCTACCTTTTCTTATGAATTGGTGCTTGTCTTTGTCACCGACCAAAAGggaaatattgacattttcgtctttcttcattttcttgaaagaacaaaattcaacaatGTCATCAATCGCACCTTCGGTCAGACTGATATCAAGGAAATCTGCAATCGATTTGACAGCACCCTTAGGATCCTgatgaaaaaatccaatataCATTTATGAAACTAAATGACGAAccattgttattttttatattatttgtaattcacttgaaatttatttttcgaATTGTCAACGATATGACGCAGATTAAGATTTGTTTGTGTTGTTAGCTTGTGAAAATGAGGAAAACCGTTATTATTATCGTTTAATAGTTCACCCAAGTAACTCATTTAATTAATTATGCTGTTGAAGGATATTATGAGTATTTATGCAGATTGCTTCCCTGGTACACTTGTTTCTATGTGTCTTTGATGGGGACCATACATTAAATAGTCTTCTCTGTCTTTTCTAGAGCGTAAATATCTTGCCATCTAATCTTTCAAAAGACTTTCAGATAATTTTACCTTTCAATTgaacaaatgacaacatttgCAAGGAGAGCAGACATCTTGACTGATTTATATACAATGGCAAATACAATACGATCATACGGTGAAGTCTTTAAGAAATGCACTCGCTTGGATTGGATGAGAATTGAAGGACAATGGCCCTCTGATATGTTTTTCTTGTATCTGGTCACATTCAGTACTGATAGGTTgacaaaaaatcatcaaaccaCCTATTCCAAGGTAACATATATATAAGGTGAAACTATAAATTTCTCTCAGTACAAACCTTTTTCATGTCTTCGTACTTTAAGAAAAGGATGTTTTCATCGTCTCTACGCTGCCACCACGTTAAGACGTGATCAAACCAACTCCCATACCACACTGTTAACACGACAGAAGTAGGGAAAGAGACATCCCTTTAGAATCATGGTCATATAGATTTTGCTGTTCTATGTCTAAATGTTAAAGTCAATGTTTGACTTGATACACTGTTCTTCATTTTTTCCATCGCATTTGTTGATTTCGTCACGTGCATCTTGCCAATGTAATAAAACGTACGACGTTATATTTCCATAGTTCCCAATGAGGTTTAATCATATTCACAGCTACATTATTATTACTGGATATATGACTTCGTTTGTTTTACAGGCGATTTAAAAAATCGAATCGCCTTCACATAAATGTCGGCTTTTGATAGAAGAGTTTCGTACCAAGGAAATTGAAACATTAGTGATATATATACCTTAAATTTGCCATTTGAATATCGGTGAACATCGTGGCCCAGGGTAGAGCTATCTACTTTGTGCATGATGTTCTGACATAGAACATGCTACATAATCCTTTTTGGACTTGACACCCGAGTAcacaaaatgaaactgaatttgTTTACTCAGAATAAAGTACGTCGAACGCTTTGATTAAGCAAGTCGTGTATGTGCATCAGTAGTATACTTAATCGACATGAAATGTTGGATATATGATTCCTTGCCATATTGTTGTTGACTACATATGATAAAAGTATTGTCTTACCTTTGTCATTAACATAAAGCTGGTAGAAGTCATTCCAAGATCCCTTGTAGTCTAACGAAGAAACTCCCAGACTACAGTGATGGAAATATGACACTCCAGTATCCTTTGGGTTCCTGGCAACATAAACGATCTGCTCGGGAGACGATAAGAAAACCGTATACGTGATTTTGTTCAACTCTATCTACCTATCATAAAATCGCGTattcaacagaacaacttgacaaTTGAGACAAAAACAAACAGGCAATAGAGATAATGAAAAAGACCATGAAAAAGACATATGTAGGCAGATGTATTGAACGAGGTAGAGAAGTGATAAGTTAATACCTGCCCCTCTACCTATTCTTAAGTGCCTAATTCAAGGGCCGCTGCAACCAACACAGCAAATTTGCTAAAAAAAATCAccgtttttgcaaatattcattcgaCTTTAAATAcattgttaacccaagattaaaatattgactGGGCTGACCTTTCAccttgtcaagcagtcatacgttgcgtgataaagaattgttaattatgcaaatcacccgatttcttggcttctttctGCTCCCATTTTAAgatttaaaaagaattttacTCAATTCTggatgggtaaattttctgaaattttcacattatgtctttaaatgctatataaaaaaacaaccatttttgtttggaaataaagttctgaaattttgcataagaacaatttTAATTCTGCTAATCATGATTATAataattgttttgaatgtcagtctttgaAGCCATGCCGTTTTAGAATGGggatagataatgaaaaataaaatagtcgtttatttctacatatactcttctttcaagtgaaatattacatttcacaaaatagcgtcaagtttttcaagtttttgattttaattaatttttatcattaataccaaaattgagttttttacCCTTAATATACACCCATTTTATCCTTCGAATTAACTACCGCTACCGTTCTAAACTTAGAggctctgctttttgaaaataaacagtaTGAGGGggttccttgtcatctttgctGTGAAATATTGCTTTATAAAAACTGTGTAGGCAACATGCAGCTCAATCTTAACTACGCGCTAATTCTCCCATAGTGCAAATAGACAGAGAGGCAGTAGAGACAGTTATTGTAAAGTCATAAAAACTGGGTTATTTATGATACAATGACTTTAGGAAGAGTGCCGATACCATTCACAGTATCTTAGGAAAATGGAGTGAAAATAATGTGACTTCGAGTTGGAAAACTTCAAGGTAAGAAATAATCCTTCCACCTTGCATTTCTTACGGATAGCTTGACTTGGGAATGCGTGGTAAGGCAGGTGAGACTTCAAAAGCCTTGGTGACGGAAGTTTCTCCATCTGTTTGAGTCCGATTCCAGACTCCAAACCAGCTTTTTCCACCGAAAGTAGGATGTTCATGAAACGTAGCTTTATGATAAACTCGGGCAACAGAGGTTTCATAATTTGAGGAGATGTATTATGCATCGTAACCTAAAATAGTAGGAGAGCAATCTTCGTGTTATAAACTAACAACTCGGCTCCGAACTTCAGCACAAATGTTCGTAGTTGACCGAAGTCCTCTGAAGTGTAAGTTTGTTGAATTCATTTGCTTTAAATTTAACATTTGTTGATGCCTTTAAGATGAGGAAATATTTACTGCACAAATCATAAAGAAATCCTTTGAAGACAGCAATGTTTCCTTGAGATGATGTATTTATCAGAGCGATCCTGCATgcttaattttcttttgtcgTTATTTTAAGTCTACAACATAATGCATTACTTTAAGGATACGATGTATATCTACCAGAATGGAATTATGAAATTGGCCTCTATCATCGGGTTTCTTGCTTGTTGAACTGCAGAAGTGTTGATTTCCGTATTTCCTTCATTCATAATCAACGATACCATCTCTATCGTCCATGTAGTTCTACAATTGCAGATAGAAGATGAGTTATCAGTAGTAAATTAGAACCGTAGAGTGGAATATGAGTAAGCCTTCATTTTCTAAGAAGATGTTGTTATTCTTATAAATCTTGGTGGCATAGTATTATTCTGAAATCAACTTTCTTCACCTGGTAGTCTTGATggacaaaattttcaataataatagtcCGAATAGGACATCTGGATCCGGTTACCGAGTCCTCATGGCCATATGGCTAATATTAAATTGCTTGATCACTAATTGTGAGCAGCAAGcaaacaaccaaacaaaataaaaaaacaaacaaacaaaacaacagacCAACCAATCAAACAACGAATATCCCTACTCCAACATCATCCCTCTTTTGGTTGAACTTTTATGCAGTCAGCCAAGCGACACGTGACTCTGCATGGACGCACTTTCACGTCAAAATGGACAACTGTTCTAGATTTTAGTATTCCCAAAGCAATGTTTGCTGTCCTCGGACAAGGGACTATTCAATTCTTGGTTAACATTTTTTCAGCAAATGATCATCATTAGTAGGGTTCAGTGTTCTAATTTAGTCGCCACCATAGTGCACTGTTTTTGCGGCAGGAAGAATCATCGGAAAAATGTGCAACCCCCCGGGTCTTAGCTCATGCCTCTTTCCGCCATCGGCGTTTGAACTTTCAAGATCCTAGTAAAAAACCTGTTGACATGAACATTAGTCGATGGCAACATCTATTTGTGTCAGAGTTACTCGCTTTGGAATGGCGTAGATTAACCTTAACGTTGTCCTTCAATCTGTATGGTTATGTCAAAACTGAACATTTTCAAGCTGAAAAGCCAGCATCGATGAGATCAAACAACTTAGTCGCGCATTTGAAAGTACTGATTTATTATGTAAGGTTTTTCAAGCCATATACGTGTACGTGTATGTTGCCAGTGTTTGGCTATTGTCTACGCCTCATCCCAAGGCGTAGCCAATGGCAAGCACAGGCTTGCGACATACACACAGGGCCGAGGTTGTTCATCGGGGGCTGGTGGGCCATTATAAAGCGTTCAAACAGTGAGACATGCCGTCAGTTTTGCTTTCACTTGTTCAACAGAATGCGGATTTTCAGGTAATCAATGAATTGATAAATGCAATATTCACGGAATAAGAAGCTGTCGAATAGAAGAAGTCGTTATAAGAAGCGGGAAATGATGTTGTCACGAAGTATTATCAACAAACATATTGGAACATAAATGACTGAAGTATTCAGCTTAGCTAATAGAAGACTAATGTTTAATTCATTGACAACACTATGCCTACGATTTCTTTGTCTAAAGTTCATCTAAGTGCTAGACTAAATCCCAGTATAAAATACACGATTTCTCAAGGTACAACATGAAGCAATAATGTATTCTGTTGTCTTGTGAGGGCGCTGTAGGAGTAACTCCCCACAACATGTCGAACTGTCCAGTTGTCTGCTTGTCGAAACAGGCTGTCTgtgtgtactgtgcatttgtatcactgacataTGAATTTAATATGACTCTAATTCATTCATCAACgataatatatacataataaGGCTTTGTTGAGAAGTTGAATATTGGTCTTTCAGCATGCTATAGAGACATGGCAAAACACTgttgttgatacattgaaaacaTATAAAAAACTAGACttgttaacatttttttcaaaataaaagtcatgaaatgcgaTAAAATGATTCCTGAATATGTTAAATTATTATTGACATTAGCGCCGTTGTATGACATACCAGTGTTGAGTGCGGCTTTCAATATTCAGACAAGTATTGGAATTTCAGAGCATGTTTAGAAATGCGACGTGATACCTCTGCCATTTGTAATGGTTTTGACTTCCTATGTGAGGCAGTCTGTTTACGTGTGTACGTGCTAGCTTATTGTGATAGTGTATGCCAGAAGGACGAACGCGCTCACCCCAGCGCCCGCAATCGGGTACAATTGTACCCTGGATACTTCAAATTATTTGGAGCAAAGTCAAACTTTTCATTGAACTGGTTGAGGAGTGTGTCAAAAGTCaacatttctttatcaaacACTAAGGTCACATCTCTTGATTTTTTAGAAGTGCTTATTTGGGCTCCAAAGTTGTGCAGTAAAATAGCAGTAAAATGTCTACattttatcgatatcaataaatatatatttatcaattttttatcaatattataaatatttatcaatattttataaatcTAAAGTCAACGGGAGGCCGAAAATGGGGTGGAAACCATAGTACTTATGTCAAAACCCTCCATATTGTAGTGCACTAGGGAAGCGTATTCAATCGAACTTACATTCAATTATGAAGAAATGCATGCAACATTGCGGCACCTTTAGCCAAGTTTATTGCCGAACCATTTATTGACTATTGCCCTCAGAtctatttattaatttgtttaaGACGTGAAAGAATCCATATGAAACTGTCAAGTGCCGCCACTGgtgaatttcgcaaaatcacacaaaacatgatttgaaggctgatataccaatTTTACTTATTCTGTCCTTATCCTAGAATTTTgcgggaaagtagagctgttggTAACTGCCCCCCACCTGCATAcacggaaaatgtgccctcccactgaatttgaatgcccactgccctccagtacctatggtctgcccgctccccactgccaacaacaattcaagctccccactgccctctccccactactaaaattccccattgccctcTAGATGCCCACTAGACAACCCAGGTCAACGCAAAACCTAGCGAGCAGCTAGCAGTATACTTCGAACATTGCTTCCCTCTAAGTTAAGCGCTTAATCTCCCCTTAAGATCTATCTCTCCTCTCCCTCAAACGTACTTTTCGGTGACCTATTGTCAAAAGATTTGGCCCCGaccactgaaaataatgaaatttcttccccgcccacagtaaatatgattaattttaaaattttccccGCCCACCGTTTTGCATGAACAGCTAGCGGCACCTGAACTGTGTCGCACTGTACGAGGGGCTGCAGATGAGACCAACCGTACATGAAGTCACCTGGTAAAGTTGTAAGAGTTCGTTGACCTTTGTTCCCAGCCATACCTGTCGAAGATCAATATTACAGTGCAGAGTTCGCTGAAGTCATGATGCCCCCATTATGCACAACATATTATTTTACAGCGCTATTCGTGTGTGGTATGGCATATTCGGCAACCAGATATGCTTAAACTGGACAATTAGCAGATACATCGATATGTAATGATATACGTTCACTGTAGGGCCAGCACACAACAAATAAATACAGTAGAAATTAGTGTACTTAGTGTGTACTGATAGACTTACCCGATTTAGGGTAGCTAGCGACGAAGACATCGTCCTCTCGGCAGTTGACGATTTCAGGTCTCTCTATCAACTTCTGTTGAAGTCATTTGCGTAAGGGACCCGATCGTGTTCGAAAGTACCGGCAACAAACCTGGCATTCTCGTTCATTTTGTAAGTTGGCTAGCAGAACTTTTTCAATGGTCGAAATCCTATTTAGTTGCTTTGATACACTCTTTGTTGTGTCCCTACtgaaacctttgacctatgacgtatgttacagcaatttcaaagcCTGGTCATGTGATAGACTTGAGAACTTATACATACTGGTACTCGACTTGTTTCAAAGTCTCTGATTTGCTCCCGGATTTATACCAGGCgtacttgcaaaatgttattctGTGAAGAGCATAGCAACATCTGCTTCTGCACTCAAAGTTAATGATTGCATTTGCCTTAAAGAATGCATTTTAACAATTAGCCGCCGAGTGCCATATGTGAGTAAAGTAAAACGTTCGAATATCGTATGTACAAATCGCACAGAAAACAAGCGTCGAATGAAATCTGTACGTCACGGAAGCGATTGTCCTGCTATCTTCTCATATCGTGAGACGGGAAGAAAACCACAATACTTGTAGCAAGAAGGTGGCTTCACTCACAAATAAAGCTCTCTCTAATGTGTGTCTTGTGTGTACCTGACGCAAAGTTTCACTTGCATTAATCCGTTTGAAAAACTAGACAATCGATTCGCGTCTCGAATATTGGTCAAGTCGCCACTTATGAGACAGTGTGTCTTTCTGCTCTGCGATGATTAAGAACCAAGATCTTCACATCCTCTCTTTGGCCACGAAGTGTTGTCCTCTTTTCCCCGATTTTAAAGCGCAATTAGCTGTGCCTTTATGTACTTTTCTCGCCAGAAAATACAATCTATTATCAGGAAAGAGCTGTGGGATTCCATTTAATAAGCGATATTGTCTTTGGAAATGCCACTATTTCAATTTCTCATTTTGGAGTTGATCGATTAAATTTAGTTGATTACGCGTATATTTGCAGCGGCTATATTTGCATTGTAACTCAAAATTTATTTAGTAAGTGCGTTCGTCGCTTTTTGAAAAACGTTCTGGGTGAAAGTTCGGTAAGCGTGAGTTGGATTTGACTTAAAGCCATCTTATTGaaagcttggcgctttcatcGCATGATATTGCAGGGACCATCTTTTGATGAGTGTGGCAGAGTCTACttcctgctgatgtgcagcgtgctcggaaaggttatatctgatggtcgattgtcactattcacagcaacttagggagtctttttgtattatttaataaTAACGGTAAGATTAAGCTACACAATTGGAGATCACCTTTCGAGACACTACACATCCTCCACTCATTCACGTTCAcacaggctgtgcgtatttgcaTGACACAAACAATAGTTATGCAACTACCCACAGCCTGGTGTGCGTATTTCAAAATCGACGCAAATTTGCAATCAGCACCATATTGTACTGTGTTGATGGTTTATGTTGCCCCCGGGATAGTTGATGCCC harbors:
- the LOC139136913 gene encoding sulfotransferase 1C4-like isoform X2, yielding MHNTSPQIMKPLLPEFIIKLRFMNILLSVEKAGLESGIGLKQMEKLPSPRLLKSHLPYHAFPSQAIRKKCKIVYVARNPKDTGVSYFHHCSLGVSSLDYKGSWNDFYQLYVNDKVWYGSWFDHVLTWWQRRDDENILFLKYEDMKKKMKKDENVNISLLVGDKDKHQFIRKGVVGDWMNFFTVAQNKEYEKIYEERMKGSGLDFEW
- the LOC139136913 gene encoding sulfotransferase 1C4-like isoform X1; translation: MHNTSPQIMKPLLPEFIIKLRFMNILLSVEKAGLESGIGLKQMEKLPSPRLLKSHLPYHAFPSQAIRKKCKIVYVARNPKDTGVSYFHHCSLGVSSLDYKGSWNDFYQLYVNDKVWYGSWFDHVLTWWQRRDDENILFLKYEDMKKDPKGAVKSIADFLDISLTEGAIDDIVEFCSFKKMKKDENVNISLLVGDKDKHQFIRKGVVGDWMNFFTVAQNKEYEKIYEERMKGSGLDFEW